One region of Camelina sativa cultivar DH55 chromosome 6, Cs, whole genome shotgun sequence genomic DNA includes:
- the LOC104793157 gene encoding RING-H2 finger protein ATL40-like: MSSDNRNDDHRFDSDRSFWLSTTSYDANSKILLITIVSFSVIILIVFAYHLYARFVLRYHRSAFQGLSFSVVSHPPKRGLDTLEIASLPKFVVGVKNDVAGMECSVCLSLLEENDTARMLPNCKHVFHVSCVDTWLTAQTTCPVCRTEVEPSPRLEPEPREGPVGDRALPLDFGAASLSDNKIGGSPISRLDSFRRILTRERSSNSNDHSRVDQDRVLDIERQ, encoded by the coding sequence ATGAGCTCTGACAACAGAAATGATGATCACCGGTTCGATTCCGACCGTTCGTTTTGGCTGAGCACGACTTCTTACGATGCCAACAGCAAGATCTTACTCATTACCATCGTTTCCTTCTCTGTTATTATCCTCATCGTTTTCGCTTATCATCTCTACGCAAGATTCGTTCTCCGCTACCACAGATCGGCCTTCCAAGGCCTCTCCTTCTCTGTCGTTTCTCATCCGCCCAAACGTGGCCTCGACACTCTAGAAATCGCTTCTCTCCCAAAGTTCGTGGTTGGAGTCAAGAATGACGTGGCGGGTATGGAATGTTCGGTTTGTCTCAGCTTGTTGGAAGAGAATGATACAGCGAGGATGTTACCGAATTGCAAGCACGTTTTCCACGTAAGTTGCGTTGACACGTGGCTCACGGCGCAGACCACTTGTCCCGTGTGTAGAACTGAAGTCGAGCCAAGTCCAAGGCTTGAGCCTGAACCAAGAGAAGGTCCAGTTGGCGACCGTGCACTACCGTTGGATTTTGGGGCGGCATCTTTGTCGGATAACAAAATTGGCGGGTCACCAATTTCGCGGTTAGATTCATTTCGGAGGATTCTGACAAGGGAAAGATCTTCGAACAGTAATGATCATTCTCGCGTTGACCAAGATCGTGTTTTGGATATAGAACGACAGTGA
- the LOC104793159 gene encoding E3 ubiquitin-protein ligase ATL41, whose translation MSSNERDTRWFNSDHHSFWPNPSNYDLNSKIMLAAIASLSGVILIVFALHLYARFVLRRRREAFRGLPVIFRHPFEIPKRGLNPTVIASLPTFTVGAVNGVATSATECAVCLSLLEEQDTARELPNCKHIFHVDCVDRWLWTCSTCPVCRTEVEPRPRLEPEPREGPVSTAPPLLEEARLNLTVEAAPSSSSGNKTVVSPVSRLDSFKRILTRERSSNRINHTCVDQDRVADLERH comes from the coding sequence ATGAGCTCCAACGAAAGAGATACTCGCTGGTTCAACTCCGACCACCACTCGTTCTGGCCCAATCCTTCTAACTACGATCTTAACAGCAAGATCATGCTTGCAGCCATAGCTTCTTTATCCGGAGTTATTCTTATTGTCTTTGCTCTTCATCTTTACGCAAGATTCGTTCTCCGCCGCCGTAGAGAAGCTTTCCGTGGACTCCCCGTCATATTCCGCCACCCTTTTGAGATTCCAAAGCGTGGCCTCAATCCCACTGTCATAGCTTCTCTCCCTACCTTCACCGTCGGAGCCGTCAATGGCGTGGCTACATCCGCTACTGAATGCGCAGTGTGTTTAAGCTTGTTAGAGGAGCAAGACACGGCGAGAGAATTGCCCAACTGCAAGCACATCTTCCACGTCGACTGTGTTGACAGGTGGCTCTGGACTTGCTCCACTTGCCCTGTTTGTCGGACTGAAGTTGAGCCAAGGCCGAGACTTGAGCCTGAGCCAAGGGAAGGACCAGTCAGTACTGCACCGCCATTGTTGGAGGAAGCCAGGCTGAATTTGACGGTGGAAGCAGCACCCTCTTCTTCCTCGGGAAACAAAACAGTTGTGTCCCCTGTTTCGCGATTAGATTCGTTTAAGAGGATCTTGACAAGGGAAAGATCTTCTAACAGGATCAATCATACTTGTGTTGACCAAGATCGTGTAGCGGATCTTGAGAGACATTGA
- the LOC104793158 gene encoding PLASMODESMATA CALLOSE-BINDING PROTEIN 5-like encodes MICLVLSVLITAASAAAEFGGEVLETELWCVAKNNVEDSALQTACYDPPDMVKMASYVFNNYYLKNGLADETCNFSNNAAVTSLDPSQGACKFPSSKRVSSGSIADATSTQATTAAQESSDFSRARRMFTSWSLPFVILGHIMTMTLIIHHL; translated from the exons ATGATCTGCCTAGTTCTCTCTGTCCTCATCACGGCGGCGTCGGCTGCTGCGGAGTTCGGTGGGGAGGTATTAGAGACGGAACTCTGGTGCGTGGCGAAGAACAACGTTGAGGATTCGGCACTTCAAACGGCCTGTTACGATCCACCGGATATGGTGAAGATGGCGTCGTATGTTTTCAATAACTATTACTTGAAGAACGGTCTCGCAGATGAAACTTGTAACTTTAGTAACAACGCAGCTGTTACTTCACTGGATCCTA gtcAAGGAGCATGCAAGTTTCCTTCAAG TAAGAGAGTGAGCAGTGGAAGTATCGCTGATGCCACTTCAACGCAGGCAACAACTGCTGCACAAGAATCCTCAGATTTCAGCAGAGCAAGGCGGATGTTTACCAGCTGGTCGTTGCCCTTCGTCATTTTAGGCCACATTATGACAATGACACTGATCATTCATCATCTTTAG